One region of Mycobacterium riyadhense genomic DNA includes:
- a CDS encoding DUF6779 domain-containing protein → MTVLSRGARVRRGGRRPGWVLLTTLLVFAIGASSALVFTNRVELLKLAVILALWAAVAGAFVSVLYRRQAEGDQARARDLKLVYDLQLDREISARREYELTVESQLRRELASELRGAAADEVAALRAELSALRTSLEILFDADLQHRPALETQNTESPPVDWVSSDRLRAVRREEASSRTDDSAIIDVPEEPLLPPRHPTPSGERVHMQYEAPPLQPDPLYQPRHRPPPPAPPQPPFREPAPSQWQPVPADGQWLPPGTPGSSWSSADAVAPPAPPNEGRRRRARHSNPEDHEESPPAQADVAAEYGGRRSRSRHSAEYRDYGVAGLVGTPPAATGPATAPAPPRLAPAPPPEPAPRHRSAEAVTEGQAGPDVSDERAPRTGGHSVADLMARLQIEPSGGGRRRRRDG, encoded by the coding sequence ATGACCGTTCTGTCCCGCGGCGCCCGGGTCCGGCGCGGCGGCCGCAGGCCGGGGTGGGTGCTCTTGACGACGTTGCTGGTCTTCGCAATCGGGGCCAGTTCCGCGTTGGTTTTCACCAATCGCGTGGAACTGCTCAAGCTCGCTGTGATCCTGGCGCTGTGGGCCGCAGTCGCCGGCGCATTCGTGTCGGTGCTGTACCGCCGGCAAGCCGAGGGCGACCAGGCCCGGGCGCGTGATCTGAAGCTTGTCTACGACCTTCAGTTGGATCGCGAAATTTCCGCCCGACGCGAGTACGAGCTAACTGTGGAGTCCCAGCTGCGCCGCGAGTTGGCCTCCGAGCTGCGCGGCGCCGCCGCGGACGAGGTGGCCGCGCTGCGGGCGGAACTGTCCGCGCTGCGGACCAGCCTGGAGATCTTGTTCGACGCGGACCTGCAGCACCGCCCGGCGCTGGAGACGCAAAACACCGAAAGCCCACCCGTCGACTGGGTGTCCAGCGATCGGCTCAGGGCAGTTCGGCGGGAAGAAGCCAGCAGCCGCACCGACGACAGCGCGATCATCGATGTGCCGGAGGAACCATTGTTGCCGCCGCGGCACCCGACACCCTCGGGGGAGCGGGTACACATGCAATATGAGGCCCCGCCACTGCAACCCGATCCGCTGTATCAGCCGCGCCATCGGCCCCCGCCGCCAGCACCGCCGCAACCACCGTTTCGGGAGCCCGCGCCCTCGCAGTGGCAGCCGGTCCCCGCTGACGGTCAGTGGCTGCCCCCTGGAACACCCGGCAGCAGCTGGTCGTCCGCCGACGCCGTCGCCCCGCCCGCCCCACCCAACGAGGGCCGACGGCGGCGTGCCCGGCACTCGAACCCGGAGGACCACGAGGAGAGCCCGCCGGCCCAGGCCGATGTCGCGGCGGAATATGGCGGACGCCGGTCCCGGTCTCGCCATTCGGCGGAGTACCGCGACTATGGCGTGGCCGGCCTGGTTGGCACTCCTCCAGCCGCAACTGGTCCGGCAACTGCCCCAGCGCCACCCCGTCTGGCCCCGGCGCCACCTCCCGAGCCTGCGCCCCGGCACCGCAGCGCCGAGGCGGTGACGGAGGGCCAAGCTGGCCCAGATGTCTCGGATGAACGCGCACCAAGAACTGGTGGTCATTCGGTCGCCGACCTGATGGCGCGACTTCAGATCGAGCCGAGCGGAGGCGGTCGACGTCGTCGCCGTGACGGATGA
- a CDS encoding DUF3180 domain-containing protein yields MGPTRKRDLTAAVICAAVVGYLLVGVLYRWFPPITVWTGLSLLAVAVAEALWGRYVRAKINDGEIGDGPGWLHPLAVARSLVVAKASAWVGALVLGWWIGVLVYFLPRLSWQRAVAEDNTGAVVAAVSALALVVAALWLQHCCKSPQDPTERGEGAET; encoded by the coding sequence ATGGGACCGACCAGAAAACGTGACCTCACGGCCGCGGTGATCTGTGCTGCGGTGGTGGGTTACCTGCTGGTCGGGGTGTTGTACCGGTGGTTTCCGCCAATCACGGTGTGGACGGGCCTGTCGCTGCTCGCAGTGGCCGTTGCCGAGGCGCTGTGGGGGCGTTACGTGCGGGCAAAGATCAACGACGGCGAGATCGGGGACGGGCCCGGTTGGTTACACCCGCTCGCGGTGGCGCGCAGCCTGGTGGTCGCCAAGGCGTCGGCGTGGGTGGGTGCGCTGGTGCTGGGTTGGTGGATCGGGGTGCTGGTGTACTTCCTACCGCGGCTGTCGTGGCAGCGGGCGGTCGCCGAGGACAACACCGGAGCAGTGGTGGCTGCCGTCAGCGCGCTGGCTTTGGTGGTTGCCGCGCTGTGGCTGCAACATTGCTGCAAATCTCCCCAAGATCCGACTGAGCGCGGTGAGGGCGCGGAAACCTAG
- the folK gene encoding 2-amino-4-hydroxy-6-hydroxymethyldihydropteridine diphosphokinase, producing MSRAVLSIGSNLGDRLARLQSAVDAMGDVVAASGVYEADPWGDVEQGPFLNAILIVDDPACDAQDWLRRAQEAERAAGRVRGERWGPRTLDVDLIACYRTGPDGPVEILANDPNLTLPHPRAHLRAFVMIPWLEVDPGARLTVAGQVRPVAELLAELEPAERESVRMSPLVLES from the coding sequence ATGAGCCGCGCGGTGCTGTCCATCGGCTCCAACCTGGGTGACCGCTTGGCCCGGCTGCAGTCGGCAGTCGATGCGATGGGCGACGTTGTTGCGGCCTCTGGCGTGTACGAGGCGGATCCTTGGGGCGACGTCGAGCAGGGACCGTTCCTCAATGCGATTCTCATCGTCGACGACCCGGCTTGCGACGCCCAGGACTGGTTGCGTCGAGCTCAGGAGGCAGAGCGGGCAGCGGGTCGGGTGCGCGGCGAACGTTGGGGCCCGCGCACTCTCGACGTGGACCTGATCGCCTGCTACCGGACAGGGCCGGACGGGCCGGTCGAAATCCTGGCGAACGACCCCAACCTGACACTGCCGCATCCGCGCGCCCATTTGCGGGCGTTCGTGATGATCCCGTGGTTGGAGGTCGATCCCGGGGCGCGGCTGACGGTCGCCGGCCAAGTCCGGCCGGTTGCCGAGCTGCTGGCCGAACTGGAGCCGGCAGAGCGGGAGAGTGTGCGGATGTCGCCTTTGGTGCTGGAAAGCTGA
- the folB gene encoding dihydroneopterin aldolase has translation MADRIELRGLTVHGYHGVYDHERVSGQRFVVDITLWIDLADAAKSDELADTYDYVELAARAAEIVGGPPRRLIETVGAEIADHVMGDERVHAVEVVVHKPQAPIQQIFADVAVVTRRSRRGGRGSIIPASEV, from the coding sequence ATGGCTGACCGCATCGAATTGCGCGGCTTGACTGTTCATGGCTATCACGGCGTCTACGACCACGAGCGGGTCAGCGGGCAGCGCTTTGTCGTCGATATCACGTTGTGGATCGACCTGGCCGATGCGGCCAAGAGCGATGAGCTGGCCGACACCTATGACTATGTTGAGCTGGCCGCGCGTGCGGCCGAGATCGTCGGGGGACCCCCGCGGCGGCTGATCGAAACGGTCGGGGCCGAGATCGCCGACCACGTGATGGGCGATGAGCGTGTCCATGCCGTCGAGGTGGTGGTGCACAAGCCACAGGCTCCCATCCAGCAGATATTCGCAGATGTGGCGGTGGTGACCCGACGGTCGCGGCGCGGCGGTCGAGGTTCGATCATCCCCGCGAGTGAGGTGTGA
- the folP gene encoding dihydropteroate synthase — MQVVGVLNVTDDSFSDGGRYLDAEGAVQHGRALAAQGAGVIDVGGESTRPGATRVDPGVETSRVVPVVKELAAQGITVSIDTMHADVARAALENGAQIVNDVSGGRADPAMAPLVAEAGVQWVLMHWRRVSADIPHQVPHYQDVVAEVRADLLACVDDAVSAGVDPAKLVIDPGLGFAKTGQHNWALLHALPEFVGTGVPVLLGASRKRFLGALLARPDGKARPPDGRETATAVISALAALHGAWGVRVHDVRASVDALKVVEAWQRGERTGPDG, encoded by the coding sequence GTGCAGGTTGTGGGCGTACTGAACGTCACTGACGACTCATTTTCGGACGGCGGACGGTATCTCGACGCTGAAGGCGCGGTGCAGCATGGTCGGGCATTGGCCGCACAGGGCGCGGGGGTTATCGACGTCGGCGGGGAGTCGACTCGGCCCGGTGCCACTCGGGTAGACCCGGGAGTCGAGACGTCGCGCGTGGTACCCGTCGTCAAAGAACTTGCGGCACAGGGCATTACCGTCAGCATTGACACAATGCACGCCGATGTCGCACGCGCGGCGCTGGAAAACGGTGCCCAGATCGTCAACGATGTGTCCGGTGGACGCGCCGATCCGGCGATGGCGCCACTGGTGGCGGAAGCCGGTGTGCAGTGGGTATTGATGCACTGGCGGCGGGTGTCGGCGGACATCCCGCATCAGGTTCCGCACTACCAGGACGTGGTGGCCGAAGTGCGCGCCGATCTGCTCGCATGCGTCGACGACGCGGTGTCCGCGGGTGTCGATCCGGCAAAGCTGGTGATCGATCCGGGGCTTGGATTCGCCAAGACGGGACAACACAATTGGGCGCTGCTGCACGCCTTGCCGGAGTTTGTTGGCACCGGTGTCCCGGTGCTACTGGGCGCCTCGCGCAAACGCTTCCTCGGTGCCCTGTTAGCCAGACCGGACGGCAAGGCGCGACCGCCTGACGGCCGCGAGACGGCGACGGCGGTGATTTCCGCGCTGGCGGCCCTGCATGGGGCATGGGGTGTGCGTGTACACGACGTGAGAGCCTCGGTCGATGCCCTCAAGGTCGTCGAAGCCTGGCAGCGCGGCGAAAGGACCGGACCCGATGGCTGA
- the folE gene encoding GTP cyclohydrolase I FolE, producing the protein MTQLDSRDAADQVRVFNQPRAEAAIRELLLAIGEDPDRDGLRETPARVARAYREIFAGLYIDPSTVLSTMFDEDHNELVIVKAIPLYSTCEHHLVSFHGVAHVGYIPNVDGRVTGLSKIARLVDLYAKRPQVQERLTSQIADALVERLEPRGVIVVVEAEHLCMAMRGVRKPGAITTTSAVRGQFKTDAASRAEALDLILRK; encoded by the coding sequence ATGACGCAGTTAGATTCCCGGGACGCAGCCGATCAGGTGCGGGTGTTCAACCAGCCGCGTGCCGAAGCCGCCATCCGCGAATTGCTGCTTGCGATCGGCGAAGACCCGGACCGAGACGGTTTACGCGAGACTCCGGCCCGCGTCGCTCGCGCCTACCGAGAGATATTCGCTGGGCTCTACATCGACCCCAGCACGGTGCTGAGCACGATGTTTGACGAGGACCACAACGAGTTGGTGATCGTCAAGGCGATACCGCTGTACTCCACCTGCGAGCACCACCTGGTGTCGTTCCACGGCGTGGCGCATGTCGGCTACATCCCCAATGTGGACGGCCGGGTGACCGGGTTGTCGAAGATCGCGCGGCTGGTTGACTTGTATGCCAAGCGACCGCAGGTGCAGGAACGGCTCACCAGCCAGATCGCCGACGCCCTGGTGGAACGGCTTGAGCCGCGCGGGGTCATCGTGGTCGTTGAGGCCGAGCATTTGTGCATGGCGATGCGCGGCGTGCGTAAGCCCGGTGCGATCACGACTACGTCGGCGGTGCGGGGCCAGTTCAAGACCGATGCCGCTTCTCGAGCCGAAGCGCTCGATCTGATTCTGCGTAAGTGA
- the ftsH gene encoding ATP-dependent zinc metalloprotease FtsH, translating into MNRKNLIRTITAIAVVVLLGWSFFYFSDDTRGYKPVDTSVAMAQINSDNVKSAQIDDREQQLRLTLKKGNNDTDNSDKVITKYPTGYAVDLFNALNAKNAKVSTVVNEGSILGELLVYVLPLLLLVGLFVMFSRMQGGARMGFGFGKSRAKQLSKDMPKTTFADVAGVDEAVEELYEIKDFLQNPSRYQALGAKIPKGVLLYGPPGTGKTLLARAVAGEAGVPFFTISGSDFVEMFVGVGASRVRDLFEQAKQNSPCIIFVDEIDAVGRQRGAGLGGGHDEREQTLNQLLVEMDGFGDRAGVILIAATNRPDILDPALLRPGRFDRQIPVSNPDLAGRRAVLRVHSKGKPIADDADLDGLAKRTVGMTGADLANVINEAALLTARENGTVITGPALEEAVDRVIGGPRRKGRIISEHEKKITAYHEGGHTLAAWAMPDIDPVYKVTILARGRTGGHAVAVPEEDKGLRTRSEMIAQLVFAMGGRAAEELVFREPTTGAVSDIEQATKVARAMVTEFGMSARLGAVKYGTEHGDPFLGRTMGTQPDYSHEVAREIDEEVRKLIEAAHTEAWEILTEYRDVLDTLAGELLEKETLHRPELESIFANVEKRPRLTMFDDFGGRIPSDKPPIKTPGELAIERGEPWPQPIPEPAFKAAIAQATQAAEAAEAEAGLAGRGANGSHSASHAPTQPDYGAPAGWRAPGWPPQSSNRPRPAPYPAYRPDQTEPDADEPSEPSDKGVSRSNPPAHG; encoded by the coding sequence ATGAACCGGAAAAACTTGATCCGCACCATAACGGCGATTGCCGTCGTGGTGTTACTCGGCTGGTCATTCTTCTACTTCAGTGACGACACCCGCGGCTACAAGCCCGTCGACACCTCGGTGGCGATGGCTCAGATCAACAGCGACAACGTCAAGAGCGCGCAGATCGATGACCGCGAACAGCAGCTGCGGCTGACCCTGAAGAAGGGCAACAACGACACCGACAATTCCGACAAGGTCATCACCAAGTACCCCACCGGGTATGCCGTCGACCTGTTCAACGCTCTCAACGCCAAGAACGCAAAGGTCAGCACCGTCGTCAACGAAGGCAGCATCCTGGGCGAGCTGCTCGTCTACGTGCTGCCGCTGCTGTTGCTGGTCGGCCTGTTCGTGATGTTCTCCCGCATGCAGGGCGGCGCCCGAATGGGCTTCGGCTTCGGCAAATCGCGCGCCAAGCAGCTCTCCAAGGACATGCCCAAGACCACGTTCGCCGACGTCGCGGGCGTCGACGAGGCGGTCGAGGAGCTCTACGAGATCAAGGACTTCCTGCAGAACCCCAGCAGGTACCAGGCGCTGGGCGCCAAGATCCCCAAAGGCGTGCTGCTCTACGGGCCACCGGGGACCGGCAAGACCCTGCTGGCCCGCGCGGTAGCGGGAGAGGCGGGCGTTCCGTTCTTCACCATCTCCGGATCGGATTTCGTCGAGATGTTCGTCGGCGTCGGTGCCTCGCGAGTGCGGGACCTTTTCGAGCAGGCCAAGCAGAACAGCCCGTGCATCATCTTCGTCGACGAGATCGACGCCGTGGGCCGACAAAGAGGCGCCGGGCTGGGCGGTGGCCACGACGAGCGCGAGCAGACGCTGAACCAGTTGCTGGTGGAGATGGACGGCTTCGGTGATCGCGCCGGCGTCATACTGATCGCGGCCACCAACCGGCCCGACATCCTCGACCCCGCGTTGCTGCGGCCCGGCCGTTTCGACCGCCAGATCCCGGTGTCCAACCCCGACCTGGCCGGGCGCCGCGCCGTCCTCCGCGTGCACTCCAAGGGCAAGCCGATCGCCGACGACGCCGACCTGGACGGGCTAGCCAAGCGGACCGTCGGCATGACCGGCGCCGACCTGGCCAACGTCATCAACGAGGCGGCGCTGCTGACCGCCCGGGAGAACGGCACGGTTATTACCGGTCCCGCCCTGGAAGAGGCGGTCGACCGGGTGATCGGCGGGCCCCGACGCAAGGGCCGGATCATCAGCGAGCACGAGAAGAAGATCACCGCCTATCACGAGGGTGGGCACACGCTGGCGGCCTGGGCGATGCCAGATATCGACCCGGTCTACAAGGTGACGATCCTCGCCAGAGGACGCACGGGCGGCCACGCGGTCGCCGTGCCGGAAGAAGACAAGGGCCTAAGAACCCGCTCGGAGATGATCGCGCAGCTGGTGTTCGCGATGGGCGGGCGCGCCGCCGAGGAATTGGTCTTCCGTGAGCCAACGACGGGCGCGGTGTCCGACATCGAGCAAGCCACCAAGGTCGCCCGGGCGATGGTCACCGAGTTCGGTATGAGCGCCCGGCTCGGCGCGGTCAAATACGGCACCGAACACGGTGATCCGTTCCTCGGCCGCACCATGGGCACGCAACCGGACTATTCGCACGAGGTCGCCCGCGAAATCGACGAAGAGGTCCGCAAGCTCATCGAGGCGGCACACACCGAGGCGTGGGAGATTCTCACCGAATACCGCGACGTGCTCGACACCCTGGCCGGCGAGCTGCTGGAAAAAGAAACCCTGCACCGACCCGAACTGGAAAGCATCTTCGCCAACGTCGAAAAGCGGCCTCGGCTCACCATGTTCGACGACTTCGGTGGCCGGATCCCGTCGGACAAGCCGCCCATCAAGACGCCCGGCGAGCTGGCGATCGAGCGGGGCGAACCGTGGCCGCAGCCGATCCCCGAGCCGGCGTTCAAGGCGGCCATCGCACAGGCAACCCAGGCGGCTGAGGCGGCCGAAGCCGAAGCGGGCCTTGCTGGACGCGGCGCCAACGGTTCGCACAGTGCCAGCCATGCGCCCACCCAGCCTGATTACGGCGCCCCGGCCGGGTGGCGTGCGCCTGGATGGCCACCGCAGTCGTCCAATCGCCCTCGGCCCGCGCCCTATCCCGCTTATCGTCCTGATCAAACCGAGCCGGATGCCGACGAGCCGTCCGAGCCGTCGGACAAGGGCGTCAGTCGGTCGAATCCGCCGGCGCACGGTTGA
- a CDS encoding VOC family protein yields the protein MRLDHIVLWTTDPRTAMDFYTRVVGLTPVRFEEFQAGEAPFPSVRVSEESIIDLMPAEGAGPTESMTKVAGSAGHRVNHVCLAMSKSEYDELDQRLQQAGVDTSARLNHSFGAQGWAPQGYYFADPDGNVVEARYYEQLRR from the coding sequence ATGCGGCTTGACCACATCGTGCTCTGGACAACGGATCCGCGGACGGCGATGGACTTCTATACGAGGGTCGTCGGGTTGACGCCGGTGCGATTCGAAGAGTTCCAGGCCGGAGAAGCGCCGTTCCCGAGCGTGCGGGTGAGCGAGGAATCCATCATCGACTTGATGCCGGCCGAAGGCGCTGGCCCTACCGAGTCGATGACGAAAGTCGCAGGCAGCGCCGGCCATCGGGTAAATCATGTCTGCCTGGCAATGTCGAAATCCGAATACGACGAACTCGATCAACGTTTGCAGCAAGCGGGCGTGGACACCAGCGCCCGGCTGAACCATTCCTTCGGGGCGCAGGGGTGGGCACCGCAGGGCTACTACTTCGCTGATCCGGACGGCAATGTGGTCGAGGCCCGTTACTACGAGCAGCTACGCCGGTAA
- a CDS encoding alpha/beta fold hydrolase, translating to MGLATERLVDTNGLQLHVIEAGDRGAPVVILAHGFPELAYSWRHQIPALAEAGYHVLAPDQRGYGGSSCPEAIEAYNIHELTADMVGLLDHVGAERAVWIGHDWGAIVVWNAPLLHPDRVAGVAALSVPVVPRPRTPPTQALRDRFGENFFYILYFQEPGVADAELSRDPARTMRRMIGGLQLPGDRSAALRMLAPGPEGFIDRLPEPAGLPDWISQDELDHYISEFTRTGFTGGLNWYRNFDRNWETTAELNGATISVPCLFIGGTADPVLTFTRRDRAAEVITGPYREVMIDGAGHWLQQERPDEVNAALIEFLRTVEW from the coding sequence ATGGGCTTGGCTACCGAGCGACTAGTAGACACCAATGGTTTGCAGCTGCACGTGATCGAGGCCGGGGACCGCGGCGCACCGGTAGTGATATTGGCCCACGGCTTTCCCGAACTGGCCTATTCATGGCGACACCAGATTCCGGCCCTAGCCGAAGCCGGCTACCACGTGCTGGCTCCCGATCAGCGCGGCTACGGCGGGTCGTCTTGTCCGGAGGCGATCGAGGCCTACAACATTCACGAGTTGACCGCCGACATGGTGGGCTTGCTCGACCACGTCGGCGCCGAGCGCGCGGTCTGGATTGGCCACGACTGGGGCGCCATCGTGGTCTGGAATGCACCACTGTTGCACCCGGACCGGGTTGCCGGGGTCGCCGCGTTGAGCGTGCCGGTGGTGCCGCGCCCACGGACGCCGCCAACGCAGGCACTCCGGGACAGGTTCGGGGAGAACTTCTTCTACATCCTCTACTTCCAGGAACCGGGTGTCGCCGACGCCGAACTCAGCCGGGATCCGGCCCGCACGATGCGTCGGATGATCGGCGGCCTGCAGCTACCCGGGGACCGGAGCGCGGCACTGCGGATGCTCGCGCCGGGCCCGGAAGGCTTCATCGATCGGCTTCCGGAACCGGCCGGGCTCCCGGACTGGATCAGCCAGGACGAGCTTGATCATTACATCAGCGAGTTCACTCGAACGGGCTTCACCGGCGGTCTGAACTGGTATCGCAATTTCGACCGCAACTGGGAGACCACGGCCGAACTCAACGGCGCCACTATCTCTGTGCCGTGTTTGTTCATCGGCGGGACAGCCGACCCCGTACTCACCTTCACCCGCCGCGATCGGGCCGCCGAAGTGATCACCGGCCCGTATCGCGAAGTGATGATCGACGGAGCCGGGCACTGGCTGCAGCAGGAACGGCCCGACGAGGTGAATGCGGCGCTTATCGAATTCCTTCGCACGGTGGAGTGGTGA
- a CDS encoding LLM class flavin-dependent oxidoreductase: MSAPMRFGVFITPFHPTGQSPTVALEYDMERVVALDRLGYDEAWFGEHHSGGYELIACPEVFIAAAAERTKHIRLGTGVVSLPYHHPLMVADRWVLLDHLTRGRVMFGAGPGALPSDAYMMGIDPIDQRRMMQESLEAILALFRAAPEERIDRHSDWFILRDAQLHIRPYTWPYPEISTAAMISPSGPRLAGALGTSLLSLSMSVPGGYAALENTWEVVREQAAKVGRDEPDRADWRVLSIMHLADTRDQAFDDCTYGLLDFSKYFGAAGFVPLANSVQGTQSPREFVEEYAAKGNCCIGTPDDAIAHIEDLLDRSGGFGTLLLLGHDWASPQATFHSYDLFARKVIPHFKRQLEAPRASHDWARGKRDELIGRAGQAVVKAITEHVSEHERESG, encoded by the coding sequence ATGAGCGCACCCATGCGTTTCGGCGTCTTTATTACTCCTTTTCATCCGACGGGCCAATCGCCAACGGTGGCACTGGAATACGACATGGAGCGGGTTGTCGCGCTCGATCGGCTGGGATACGACGAAGCGTGGTTTGGCGAACACCACTCCGGCGGCTACGAATTGATCGCGTGCCCGGAAGTGTTCATCGCGGCTGCGGCGGAGCGGACCAAGCACATCCGGCTGGGTACCGGCGTCGTTTCGCTGCCCTACCACCATCCGCTGATGGTGGCCGATCGCTGGGTGCTGCTGGATCATCTGACCCGCGGGCGGGTCATGTTCGGCGCCGGGCCGGGCGCGCTGCCGTCGGATGCCTACATGATGGGCATCGATCCGATCGATCAGCGGCGGATGATGCAGGAGTCCCTCGAGGCGATCCTCGCGCTGTTCCGCGCCGCGCCAGAAGAACGTATCGACCGTCACTCCGATTGGTTCATCTTGCGGGACGCGCAGTTGCATATCCGCCCATACACCTGGCCGTATCCCGAGATATCAACGGCCGCAATGATTTCACCGTCTGGTCCGCGACTGGCCGGTGCACTGGGTACATCGCTGCTGTCGCTTTCGATGTCAGTTCCGGGCGGCTACGCGGCGCTGGAGAACACCTGGGAAGTGGTGCGCGAGCAGGCCGCCAAAGTGGGCCGGGACGAGCCAGACCGCGCCGATTGGCGCGTGCTTTCGATCATGCACTTGGCGGACACTCGCGACCAAGCGTTCGACGATTGCACCTACGGTTTGCTCGATTTCTCGAAATACTTTGGCGCGGCTGGGTTTGTCCCGCTGGCCAACAGCGTGCAAGGCACACAGTCGCCCAGAGAATTTGTCGAGGAGTATGCGGCCAAAGGGAATTGCTGCATCGGCACACCCGACGACGCGATCGCACACATTGAAGATCTGCTCGACCGCTCCGGCGGCTTCGGGACGCTGTTGCTGCTCGGGCATGACTGGGCGTCACCGCAAGCGACTTTCCATTCCTACGATCTGTTCGCCCGCAAGGTGATTCCGCATTTCAAGAGACAACTCGAAGCGCCGCGGGCATCTCACGACTGGGCCAGGGGCAAGCGCGATGAACTGATCGGCCGCGCCGGTCAAGCCGTCGTCAAGGCCATCACAGAGCATGTGTCCGAGCACGAGAGGGAGAGCGGCTGA
- a CDS encoding zinc-binding dehydrogenase, producing the protein MRASVLRDRRMVYRDDVPDPVPGPGQVLVAVRSCGICGSDLHFAAHGAEVLALTAQMTRGGGGMDVDLDRDIFMGHEFSAEVLEAGPDTETYPAGTLVTSLPVLLSDKGVEPIVYSNTTIGGYAERMLLSAPLLIPVPNGLDLKHAALTEPMAVGLHAVNKSNISPRETALVIGCGPIGTAIIAALRRSGVETIVAADFSPKRRELATAMGAHQVLDPAQGSPFDTVKPAVVFEAVGVPGIIDDVLSRARPGTRLVVAGVCMQPDTMHPFLAIAKEINVQFVLAYTPEEFADSLRAISEGETDVSPLITGEVGLDGVGAAFDDLADPERHCKILVTP; encoded by the coding sequence ATGCGTGCTTCGGTGCTGCGCGACCGGCGCATGGTCTACCGGGACGACGTGCCCGATCCCGTTCCCGGACCGGGCCAGGTGTTGGTCGCGGTGCGGTCGTGTGGAATATGTGGCTCGGACCTGCATTTCGCCGCGCACGGCGCAGAGGTGCTGGCGCTGACCGCTCAGATGACACGCGGTGGCGGCGGCATGGACGTCGACCTCGACCGCGACATCTTCATGGGTCACGAATTCAGCGCCGAAGTCCTGGAGGCCGGCCCTGACACCGAAACCTATCCCGCTGGGACGCTGGTCACGTCGCTGCCAGTGCTGTTGTCCGACAAGGGGGTCGAGCCTATCGTCTACAGCAACACCACGATCGGTGGCTATGCCGAACGGATGCTGCTGTCGGCCCCGCTCCTGATTCCCGTCCCCAATGGCCTTGACCTCAAACATGCCGCGCTGACCGAACCAATGGCAGTGGGGTTACACGCAGTGAACAAGTCCAACATCTCGCCCCGCGAGACCGCTCTCGTGATCGGTTGCGGTCCAATTGGCACCGCGATAATCGCCGCGCTCCGCAGGAGTGGTGTTGAAACCATTGTGGCAGCTGACTTTTCGCCAAAGCGGCGCGAATTGGCCACCGCGATGGGCGCACATCAGGTCCTCGACCCCGCGCAGGGGTCGCCGTTCGACACCGTCAAGCCCGCGGTGGTTTTCGAGGCGGTCGGGGTGCCCGGGATTATCGACGACGTGTTGTCGCGGGCACGGCCGGGCACGCGGCTCGTCGTCGCCGGAGTGTGCATGCAACCCGACACCATGCATCCGTTCTTGGCGATCGCCAAAGAGATCAACGTGCAATTCGTACTCGCCTACACCCCGGAGGAGTTCGCCGACTCGCTGCGCGCAATCTCCGAAGGCGAGACCGACGTCAGCCCGCTGATCACCGGGGAGGTCGGTCTCGACGGAGTGGGTGCTGCATTTGACGACCTGGCCGACCCGGAGAGGCACTGCAAGATTCTGGTCACGCCTTAG